Proteins encoded within one genomic window of Rhodothermales bacterium:
- a CDS encoding sugar phosphate isomerase/epimerase family protein, with product MNAPAIQPELRISLAEWSLHRTIFSGALHPLDFPVVARRDFGIDAVEYVNQFFLPSDLFVAELKRRADGEGVQSLLIMVDVCGRLGDADARLQADAVDRHLRWLDVAAALGCYAIRINARSDGSAEEQTQRMTDGLRRLGAEAAGRGLSVLVENHGGFSSHGDWLAGLMTSVDLPNVGTLPDFGNWYPADEYGGPTPVGKAGLYYDRYLGVGEMMPFALRSVSAKSYAFDEAGNETSIDYARMAGVIAHHGFSGWVGIEYEGTALPETEGIRATKRLLERVIGRQERGM from the coding sequence CCTGAACTTCGCATCTCGCTGGCCGAATGGTCGCTGCATCGCACGATCTTTTCCGGAGCGCTGCACCCGCTCGACTTCCCCGTTGTCGCCCGACGCGATTTCGGCATCGATGCCGTCGAATACGTCAACCAGTTTTTTCTGCCGTCGGACCTATTCGTCGCCGAACTCAAACGGCGTGCTGACGGCGAAGGCGTGCAGAGCCTGTTGATCATGGTGGATGTATGCGGCCGGCTCGGCGACGCCGATGCGCGTCTCCAGGCCGATGCCGTCGACCGGCACCTCCGCTGGCTGGACGTCGCCGCCGCGCTCGGGTGCTACGCCATCCGTATCAACGCCCGCAGCGACGGCTCCGCCGAGGAACAGACGCAGCGCATGACCGACGGCCTCCGCCGTCTCGGCGCAGAGGCGGCCGGGCGGGGCCTGTCCGTACTCGTCGAGAACCATGGCGGTTTTTCGAGCCACGGCGACTGGCTCGCTGGCCTCATGACATCGGTCGATCTCCCCAACGTCGGGACGCTACCGGATTTCGGCAACTGGTACCCGGCCGATGAATACGGCGGCCCCACGCCCGTCGGCAAGGCCGGGCTGTATTACGACCGGTATCTCGGGGTCGGAGAGATGATGCCGTTTGCGCTGCGCAGCGTCAGCGCGAAGTCGTACGCCTTCGACGAGGCCGGCAACGAGACGAGCATCGACTATGCACGGATGGCCGGCGTGATCGCGCACCACGGTTTTTCAGGCTGGGTGGGCATCGAATACGAAGGCACCGCCCTGCCCGAAACCGAGGGAATCCGCGCCACGAAACGCCTCCTCGAGCGCGTCATCGGCCGGCAGGAACGCGGGATGTAG
- the xylB gene encoding xylulokinase: MPYFIGIDSSTTATKALIMDESGAVAGVASSEYPYDTPRPLWSEQDPHYWWKGTVDSVRAVIGKTGIDPKEIAGIGLTGQMHGLVLLDAHGEVIRPALLWNDQRTGAECDEIRERVGKERLIQLTGNDALTGFTAPKVLWVRNNEPEHYSRIAQMLLPKDYVRYRLTGDYATDRAGAAGTLLLDVRSRDWSPDVLEALDIPRHWLPDTHEGPEITGRVSADAAAVLGIPAGIPVVGGGGDQAAQAVGVGAVEEGIVALTLGTSGVVFASANQPAIEPEGRLHGFCHAVPGRWHMMGVMLSAAGSLRWHRDTIAPGIDFEELVTAAADIPEGSEGLLFLPYLTGERTPHPDPYARGAYVGLTVRHTRNHMTRSVLEGVGFGLKDSFELLRTSGLPAPRQVRISGGGAKSAVWRQILADILGAELVTVNTTEGAAYGAALLAGVGAGAWPDVDTAARSCIRITGSTPCREESVAAYALYYDQYRALYPALKPINDTLSGMA, from the coding sequence TCGACGACGGCCACCAAGGCCCTGATCATGGACGAATCCGGCGCAGTGGCCGGCGTCGCCTCGTCCGAATACCCGTACGATACGCCTCGCCCGCTCTGGAGCGAGCAGGACCCGCATTACTGGTGGAAGGGTACGGTCGACAGCGTGCGCGCGGTGATCGGAAAGACAGGCATCGACCCGAAGGAGATCGCCGGCATCGGCTTGACGGGACAGATGCACGGCCTGGTGCTGCTGGATGCGCACGGCGAGGTGATCCGGCCGGCGCTGCTCTGGAACGATCAGCGCACCGGCGCTGAGTGCGACGAAATCCGCGAGCGCGTGGGCAAAGAACGGCTGATCCAGCTCACCGGAAACGACGCCCTGACCGGCTTCACCGCCCCCAAGGTGCTCTGGGTGCGCAACAACGAGCCGGAGCATTACAGCCGCATCGCCCAGATGCTGCTGCCGAAAGACTATGTCCGCTACCGGCTCACAGGCGACTACGCCACCGACCGCGCCGGCGCCGCAGGCACGCTCCTGCTCGATGTCCGCAGCCGCGACTGGTCGCCCGACGTCCTGGAAGCACTCGACATCCCGCGCCACTGGCTGCCGGACACGCATGAGGGTCCGGAGATCACCGGCCGCGTTTCCGCCGACGCGGCGGCGGTGCTCGGGATTCCCGCCGGCATCCCCGTCGTGGGCGGGGGCGGCGACCAGGCGGCGCAGGCCGTCGGCGTCGGGGCGGTCGAGGAAGGCATCGTGGCGCTGACGCTGGGGACGTCCGGCGTGGTGTTCGCCAGCGCGAACCAGCCGGCGATCGAGCCGGAGGGCCGGCTGCATGGTTTCTGCCACGCCGTTCCCGGCAGATGGCACATGATGGGCGTGATGCTCTCGGCGGCGGGCAGCCTGCGCTGGCATCGCGACACCATCGCCCCGGGCATCGATTTCGAGGAACTGGTCACCGCGGCAGCCGACATCCCGGAGGGAAGCGAAGGCCTGCTCTTCCTGCCCTATCTGACGGGGGAACGCACCCCGCATCCCGACCCGTACGCGCGGGGCGCCTACGTCGGGCTGACCGTCCGACACACCCGAAACCACATGACGCGTTCGGTGCTGGAAGGCGTCGGTTTCGGGCTGAAGGACAGCTTCGAGCTGCTACGTACCTCGGGGTTGCCGGCGCCGCGTCAGGTACGCATCTCGGGCGGCGGCGCAAAGTCCGCCGTCTGGCGTCAGATCCTGGCCGACATCCTCGGGGCAGAGCTGGTGACGGTGAACACGACCGAAGGCGCGGCCTACGGGGCGGCGCTGCTGGCCGGCGTGGGCGCCGGCGCGTGGCCGGATGTCGACACCGCCGCCCGGTCATGCATCCGGATCACCGGAAGCACCCCCTGCCGCGAAGAATCCGTGGCCGCCTACGCGCTCTACTACGACCAGTACCGGGCGCTGTATCCCGCGCTGAAACCAATCAACGACACGCTGTCCGGTATGGCGTGA